A part of Larkinella insperata genomic DNA contains:
- the porK gene encoding type IX secretion system lipoprotein PorK/GldK, with the protein MSNKWFTGNAARGVMVVATILLMQGCGFIKSKFGGGKGKGEDVGVVNGEITAGGRKGWKQTTPYGMVLVPSGSFMMGQADEDLAASQANMNRRVTISSFYMDDTEITNNEYRQFVNALLTDSVSVLGEEEIMSKYYPDTTVWKNDFTYHNGDPMLEYYFSHPAFDTYPVVGVSWNAAQYFCNWRSNLYNDYRTKEGQFVSPRFRLPSEAEWEWAARGGHNSAKYPWGGPYVANGKGCYLANFKPQRGNFDADGYPYTAPANAYNPNDYGLYNMAGNVAEWTRDAYAENASAIVWDMNPDNQNADEPKKVVRGGSWKDIAYYLETGTRYYEDENTKRSYIGFRCVMDNFQGRTGSRR; encoded by the coding sequence ATGAGTAACAAGTGGTTTACCGGCAACGCAGCCCGTGGGGTGATGGTGGTGGCAACGATTCTGCTGATGCAGGGTTGCGGGTTTATCAAATCCAAATTTGGCGGGGGAAAAGGAAAAGGTGAAGATGTCGGCGTCGTTAACGGTGAGATCACTGCCGGGGGCCGGAAGGGCTGGAAACAAACCACACCATACGGTATGGTATTGGTTCCGTCAGGGTCTTTCATGATGGGGCAGGCCGACGAAGATCTGGCTGCCAGCCAAGCCAACATGAACCGTCGGGTAACGATCAGTTCATTCTATATGGATGACACCGAAATTACCAACAACGAATACCGGCAGTTCGTCAATGCCCTCTTAACGGACTCGGTTTCCGTTCTGGGCGAGGAAGAAATTATGAGCAAGTATTACCCCGATACAACCGTTTGGAAAAACGACTTTACGTACCACAACGGTGACCCGATGCTCGAATACTACTTCTCGCACCCGGCGTTTGATACGTATCCGGTGGTGGGTGTAAGCTGGAACGCAGCGCAGTATTTTTGTAACTGGCGTTCCAATCTGTACAACGATTACCGCACAAAAGAAGGGCAATTTGTATCACCCCGGTTCCGGCTGCCTTCGGAAGCGGAGTGGGAATGGGCTGCTCGCGGTGGACACAACTCGGCAAAATACCCCTGGGGTGGTCCTTACGTAGCCAACGGAAAAGGCTGCTATTTGGCGAACTTTAAACCACAGCGCGGTAATTTCGATGCGGATGGTTATCCTTACACCGCACCGGCAAACGCCTACAACCCGAACGACTACGGTTTGTACAACATGGCGGGTAACGTCGCCGAATGGACGCGCGATGCTTATGCGGAAAATGCTTCAGCGATTGTTTGGGATATGAACCCGGACAACCAGAACGCCGACGAACCGAAGAAAGTAGTACGCGGTGGTTCTTGGAAAGATATTGCTTATTACCTGGAAACAGGAACGCGGTATTATGAAGATGAAAACACCAAACGTTCTTACATCGGTTTCCGCTGTGTGATGGATAATTTCCAGGGAAGAACGGGATCCCGGCGTTAA
- a CDS encoding phosphotriesterase family protein: MKRRTFLKTSLAAGFGSVLAAKPRVNTVRGSIRASELGMTLIHEHILVDFIGADKSSLDRWERPVVVAKMLPYLQTLRQLGVRTLVECTPAYLGRDPRLLQELSEKSGVQLLTNTGYYGASNDKYLPAHARTETADQLADRWVAEFQNGIDGTGIRPAFLKIGVNPGPLSDLHRKLITAAARTHKRTGLPIYSHTGPYVPAFEQIDVLKQEGVDPAAFVWVHAQGQNMVHYARAVREGAWVSLDGLDDSNVGQYAENLLLMKENRLLHRTLLSHDAGWYDPAQPEGGSIGRDYTVLFRRLMPELNKKGFTQKEWKQLLVDNPAKVFSA, translated from the coding sequence ATGAAACGCCGGACCTTCCTGAAAACTTCGTTAGCCGCCGGATTCGGGTCGGTTCTTGCGGCAAAACCGCGGGTTAACACCGTTAGGGGGAGCATCCGGGCGTCGGAACTGGGCATGACGCTCATTCACGAACACATTCTGGTCGATTTCATCGGGGCGGATAAAAGCAGCTTAGATCGCTGGGAGCGCCCGGTAGTCGTCGCAAAAATGCTTCCGTATCTGCAAACCCTGCGGCAACTGGGCGTCCGAACGCTGGTTGAGTGTACACCGGCTTACCTGGGCCGGGATCCGCGGCTGCTGCAGGAATTATCTGAAAAATCGGGAGTTCAACTGCTGACCAACACCGGCTACTACGGCGCGTCGAACGACAAGTACCTGCCCGCCCACGCGCGCACCGAAACCGCCGACCAACTGGCCGACCGCTGGGTGGCCGAATTTCAGAACGGGATTGACGGAACCGGCATCCGACCGGCTTTCCTGAAGATTGGCGTGAATCCCGGCCCTCTATCGGACTTACACCGCAAACTGATTACGGCAGCCGCCCGCACGCACAAGCGCACCGGACTGCCCATCTACTCCCATACGGGGCCTTACGTTCCGGCGTTTGAGCAAATTGACGTGCTCAAGCAGGAAGGGGTTGATCCGGCGGCCTTTGTCTGGGTTCATGCGCAGGGGCAGAACATGGTGCATTACGCCCGCGCCGTTCGGGAGGGAGCCTGGGTAAGCCTGGATGGGCTGGACGACAGCAACGTCGGGCAGTACGCGGAGAACCTGCTGCTGATGAAAGAAAACCGGCTTTTGCACCGCACCCTGCTTTCCCACGATGCCGGTTGGTACGATCCGGCCCAGCCCGAAGGCGGCTCCATTGGGCGGGATTACACGGTTTTGTTCCGGCGACTGATGCCTGAATTAAACAAAAAAGGATTCACCCAGAAAGAGTGGAAACAGCTTCTGGTGGATAATCCGGCGAAGGTTTTTTCGGCTTAA
- a CDS encoding DUF6962 family protein translates to MRNAQDFCLFLLKIVISSMNLSNMLSEAVLAFTGIWVFWRYFQGLSWYNRILWGLFLMTISMTALVGILKYAGVQSIIPLHYSLETLAGSLGVVCVIVGVWGIVLKQQIPKSSFLITILLGIGLFLLLLLNPTVGAFRAVVPSLGMVIVLLIAFLGVIRRDSRASWIVVAVMILALATRVGRLNNLPIHPADFYHYTLSLSILCFGKSVKGLREQM, encoded by the coding sequence GTGCGTAACGCTCAAGACTTTTGCCTTTTTCTTCTAAAAATTGTTATTTCCAGCATGAACCTATCAAATATGCTTTCAGAGGCCGTGCTGGCTTTTACAGGAATTTGGGTCTTTTGGCGGTACTTTCAGGGGTTGAGTTGGTATAATCGAATTTTGTGGGGGCTTTTTTTAATGACCATTTCCATGACGGCGCTGGTCGGAATTCTGAAATATGCTGGGGTTCAGAGCATCATTCCGCTGCATTATTCCCTGGAAACGCTGGCCGGTAGTCTGGGGGTAGTGTGCGTCATTGTCGGAGTCTGGGGAATTGTCCTAAAGCAGCAGATTCCAAAAAGCAGTTTCTTGATCACGATCTTGCTGGGAATCGGTTTGTTTCTTCTCTTGTTACTGAACCCGACGGTAGGCGCCTTTCGCGCTGTGGTTCCTTCTTTGGGGATGGTAATCGTTCTCCTAATCGCTTTTCTGGGCGTTATTCGCCGGGATTCGCGCGCTTCCTGGATCGTGGTCGCCGTCATGATTCTGGCGCTGGCTACCCGCGTCGGCCGGTTAAATAATTTACCCATCCATCCAGCCGACTTTTATCATTATACCCTTTCATTATCAATCCTTTGCTTCGGCAAATCCGTCAAGGGCCTGCGTGAGCAAATGTAG
- a CDS encoding DUF4271 domain-containing protein, whose amino-acid sequence MRFCLIVSTLLLWALGSRAQGVGPNQQFFPVHDFRNDWLVYDQTYKSYVPFIDEQHALVNSVSFFLDAESNRRYYLLISTRQTGYLFIDAALKRRLNANEWLVMNLDSLYRAYRKPELFLTVHGSPGVDDKQVFIGHLKSAAQKEVAAAETRLSILPRRPSAYANFFTLSLLFIAALNAYLFNFHHRAFIRFFDLTDLLSITDRDELFLVNRPLGLINLLFLLNLSFITAYLYMIVQSKNIDLFLSRALLLRGQSLFDLIVTFFELSALAFLLLVAKYVFIAVIGGLYRLEQVVNLHFFKAIQSSLIFFTAGAILVAILSANTPVNATWSSTWLMVPFVSFYVLRLALLYVVIANKGVVKNLYLFSYLCIVELIPLTIGVRFAL is encoded by the coding sequence GTGCGGTTTTGTTTGATTGTGTCCACGTTGCTGCTGTGGGCTTTGGGGAGTAGGGCGCAGGGAGTTGGACCGAATCAACAGTTTTTTCCCGTCCACGACTTCCGCAATGACTGGTTGGTCTATGATCAGACCTATAAATCCTACGTGCCTTTCATTGACGAACAGCACGCGCTGGTCAATTCGGTCAGCTTTTTTCTGGATGCCGAAAGTAACCGCCGGTACTACCTCCTAATTTCAACCCGCCAGACCGGGTACCTGTTTATTGATGCGGCCCTCAAGCGCAGGCTGAACGCCAACGAGTGGCTGGTCATGAATCTGGATAGTTTATACCGGGCCTACCGCAAACCCGAATTGTTCCTGACAGTCCACGGAAGTCCGGGAGTGGACGATAAGCAGGTTTTCATCGGGCACCTTAAATCAGCGGCTCAGAAAGAAGTCGCAGCCGCCGAAACCCGCCTGAGCATTCTGCCGCGCCGGCCGTCGGCTTACGCAAATTTCTTCACGTTAAGCCTGCTATTTATTGCGGCCCTCAACGCCTATCTTTTTAATTTTCACCACCGGGCCTTCATCCGCTTTTTTGATCTGACGGATCTGCTGTCCATAACCGATCGGGACGAACTATTTCTGGTTAACCGCCCGCTCGGCCTCATCAATCTGCTCTTTTTGCTGAATCTAAGCTTCATAACGGCCTACCTGTACATGATCGTTCAGAGCAAAAACATTGATTTGTTTCTGTCGAGGGCACTGCTGTTGCGCGGACAGAGCCTGTTCGACCTTATTGTTACCTTCTTTGAGCTAAGCGCACTGGCCTTTCTGTTGCTGGTGGCGAAGTATGTATTTATTGCCGTCATTGGCGGGCTGTACCGGCTTGAACAGGTAGTCAATCTGCATTTTTTCAAAGCCATTCAGTCGTCACTAATTTTTTTTACGGCGGGGGCCATTCTGGTCGCCATTCTTTCCGCCAATACACCCGTCAACGCTACCTGGTCGAGTACCTGGCTGATGGTGCCGTTTGTAAGCTTTTACGTACTTCGATTGGCACTCTTGTATGTTGTGATTGCAAACAAAGGTGTTGTCAAAAATCTCTATTTATTTTCGTACCTTTGCATCGTTGAATTGATTCCGTTAACCATTGGGGTGCGGTTCGCCCTGTAG
- a CDS encoding DNA polymerase III subunit gamma/tau: MDNFVVSARKYRPATFDTVVGQAHITTTLKNAILTNHLAQAFLFCGPRGVGKTTCARILAKTINCQNLGKIQSADAVEPCDQCESCVSFNQNASFNIHELDAASNNSVEDIRNLIDQVRYPPQSGKYKIYIIDEVHMLSQAAFNAFLKTLEEPPSYAIFILATTEKHKILPTILSRCQLFDFNRIQPRDISNHLANIAQKESIQAEYEALELIAQKADGGLRDALSMFDLNVTFSEDRILRYKEVLENLHILDYDYYFRLTDLLLAANLPQSLLLFDEILRKGFDGHQFIVGLSEHFRNLLVCKDATTVELLQVTETIQQKYLQQAAEAPMSFLLSALSVGAQCDMNYKAAKNQRLHVEVCLMKLANLPNVLDVSALPASPDQSNQSNPQPAERVEKKKDSSPDHQPVSTNGTNGAAAPIPSHPGEPTNGNHLKTNGNGAVKTVAERPPVVAEIPKPVSSRLRTTTNLVSMERPALVVDTGAATAVVEAPELPKVDKPFIFEQLKGAWNTFTRLRDQQGGSQTEQVMLNREFVLDGTTIHIALDNSLQVDLLNDLRQDLLTYLRRELQNSQIQLVHSVAVQETRRMIYTPQDKFNYLAEKNPALLELKRTLGLDVDY; this comes from the coding sequence ATGGATAATTTTGTTGTCTCGGCCCGAAAATACCGTCCGGCAACCTTCGACACCGTCGTCGGGCAGGCACACATAACGACTACGCTTAAGAATGCGATTTTAACCAATCACCTGGCGCAGGCTTTTCTGTTTTGCGGACCGCGCGGGGTTGGAAAAACAACGTGTGCCCGCATCCTGGCTAAAACCATCAACTGCCAGAATCTGGGTAAAATTCAATCGGCGGATGCCGTCGAACCCTGCGATCAGTGCGAATCGTGCGTCAGCTTCAACCAGAACGCGTCGTTCAACATTCACGAACTGGATGCGGCTTCCAACAATTCGGTGGAAGACATCCGGAACCTGATTGACCAGGTGCGCTACCCACCCCAGTCGGGAAAATACAAGATTTACATCATTGACGAGGTTCACATGCTCTCGCAGGCCGCTTTCAACGCGTTCCTGAAGACACTCGAAGAACCTCCCTCCTACGCCATTTTTATTCTGGCGACCACCGAGAAACACAAGATTCTGCCCACAATCCTGTCGCGCTGCCAGTTGTTTGATTTCAACCGGATCCAGCCCCGCGACATCAGCAATCACCTGGCCAATATTGCCCAGAAAGAAAGCATTCAGGCGGAATACGAAGCCCTCGAACTGATTGCCCAGAAAGCGGACGGCGGTTTGCGCGACGCCCTCTCGATGTTCGACCTGAACGTGACGTTTTCGGAAGACCGCATTTTGCGTTACAAGGAAGTGCTGGAAAACCTGCACATTCTGGATTACGACTATTACTTCCGGCTCACCGACCTGCTGCTGGCGGCCAATCTGCCACAAAGCCTGCTGTTGTTCGACGAAATTCTGCGGAAAGGATTCGACGGTCATCAATTTATCGTCGGCCTGAGTGAGCATTTCCGGAATTTGCTGGTGTGCAAGGATGCGACTACTGTTGAGTTGCTTCAGGTTACCGAAACCATTCAGCAGAAATACCTGCAACAGGCCGCCGAAGCGCCCATGAGCTTTCTGCTGTCGGCGCTGAGCGTCGGAGCCCAGTGCGACATGAATTACAAGGCCGCTAAAAACCAGCGGCTGCACGTGGAAGTCTGCCTGATGAAGCTGGCGAATCTGCCGAACGTCCTTGATGTGTCGGCGCTACCGGCTTCGCCCGATCAATCGAACCAAAGCAATCCTCAACCTGCCGAGCGGGTTGAAAAAAAAAAGGACAGCTCACCTGACCACCAGCCCGTAAGTACAAACGGGACAAACGGAGCAGCGGCCCCCATCCCGTCGCATCCGGGTGAGCCTACGAACGGTAATCACCTGAAAACGAACGGAAACGGCGCGGTAAAAACCGTTGCGGAGCGTCCTCCCGTTGTTGCCGAAATTCCCAAACCCGTCAGCAGCCGACTGCGCACGACAACCAATTTGGTTTCGATGGAGCGGCCGGCCCTGGTTGTGGATACTGGTGCGGCAACCGCTGTGGTTGAAGCGCCCGAACTGCCGAAAGTTGACAAACCGTTTATTTTCGAGCAGCTCAAAGGGGCCTGGAATACGTTTACCCGCCTGCGCGATCAGCAGGGTGGTTCGCAGACGGAGCAGGTGATGCTCAACCGGGAGTTTGTCCTCGACGGCACAACCATTCACATTGCCCTCGACAATTCCCTGCAGGTTGATTTGCTGAACGATTTGCGGCAGGATTTGCTCACCTACCTCCGGCGGGAGTTGCAGAATAGCCAGATTCAGCTTGTTCATTCGGTTGCCGTGCAGGAGACGCGCCGGATGATCTACACTCCACAGGACAAATTCAATTACCTGGCCGAAAAAAACCCGGCCCTGCTGGAGTTGAAGCGGACACTGGGGCTGGATGTGGATTACTAA
- the sucD gene encoding succinate--CoA ligase subunit alpha, whose amino-acid sequence MSVLVNKNSKVIVQGFTGSEGSFHAQQMIEYGTNVVGGVTPGKGGQTHLDRPVFNTVKEAVEKAGADVSIIFVPPAFAADAIMEAADAGIKVIICITEGIPTKDMMVAKEYLKDKDVRLIGPNCPGVMTSEECKVGIMPGFIFKKGTIGIVSKSGTLTYEAVDQLSKVGLGQTTAIGIGGDPIIGTTTREAVELLMNDPETEGIVMIGEIGGGMEAEAAHWIKASGNKKPVVGFIAGQTAPKGRRMGHAGAIIGGADDTAAAKMRIMAECGIHVVESPALIGETMLKALGKN is encoded by the coding sequence ATGAGCGTATTAGTTAACAAGAATTCCAAGGTTATCGTACAGGGCTTTACGGGCTCTGAGGGGTCATTTCATGCTCAGCAGATGATTGAGTATGGCACAAACGTCGTTGGCGGTGTGACACCGGGCAAAGGCGGACAGACGCATCTCGATCGGCCCGTATTCAACACCGTGAAGGAAGCCGTTGAAAAGGCGGGGGCTGATGTTTCGATTATTTTTGTTCCACCCGCGTTTGCTGCCGATGCGATCATGGAAGCCGCGGATGCCGGAATTAAAGTAATCATCTGCATCACCGAAGGCATTCCGACCAAGGATATGATGGTAGCGAAAGAATACCTGAAAGATAAAGATGTACGGCTGATTGGACCTAACTGCCCGGGTGTTATGACGTCCGAAGAGTGCAAGGTGGGAATTATGCCCGGCTTCATTTTCAAAAAAGGCACCATCGGTATTGTCTCAAAATCCGGTACGCTGACCTACGAAGCCGTTGACCAACTCTCAAAAGTAGGACTGGGCCAGACGACGGCCATCGGTATCGGGGGGGACCCCATCATCGGCACAACCACGCGGGAAGCCGTTGAACTGCTGATGAACGATCCGGAAACCGAAGGAATCGTGATGATCGGTGAAATCGGTGGGGGTATGGAAGCGGAAGCCGCCCACTGGATCAAGGCTAGTGGTAACAAAAAGCCGGTGGTCGGTTTCATCGCCGGACAAACCGCCCCCAAAGGCCGCCGGATGGGCCACGCCGGTGCCATCATTGGCGGAGCGGACGATACCGCAGCCGCTAAAATGCGTATTATGGCCGAATGCGGTATTCACGTTGTTGAATCACCCGCTCTGATCGGAGAAACGATGCTGAAAGCACTCGGAAAAAATTAA
- a CDS encoding uroporphyrinogen-III synthase — MSEISAKYDQERLTKVASILVTQARPADNNSPYFQIAGKYNLQIDFRPFIQIEGVSYKDFRKQKINILDHTAIIFTSRNAVDHFFRICQEARMEMPADMKYFCVTEQTANYLQKYIVIRKRKIFTGNKTAADLFDLIRKHKNEKFLFPCSNIRGNDIPDFMDTSGLHLTEAIMYETVPADLSDLDIKSFDIIAFFSPSGVNALRHNFPDFEQNGIRMAAFGPTTARAVSEAGFILDIEAPLPNAPSMAGALEIYIKQANNQ; from the coding sequence ATGAGTGAGATTTCTGCGAAGTACGACCAGGAAAGGCTGACAAAAGTTGCCAGCATCTTAGTAACCCAAGCCCGACCTGCCGACAATAATTCACCTTATTTTCAGATTGCCGGTAAATACAACCTGCAAATTGATTTTCGCCCATTCATCCAGATCGAGGGCGTCTCCTACAAAGACTTTCGAAAGCAGAAAATCAACATCCTCGACCACACGGCCATTATTTTCACCAGCCGTAACGCCGTCGATCACTTCTTCCGAATTTGTCAGGAAGCCCGGATGGAAATGCCGGCCGATATGAAGTATTTCTGTGTAACTGAGCAAACGGCCAATTACCTGCAGAAATACATCGTTATTCGCAAACGGAAAATTTTCACCGGCAACAAAACAGCCGCCGACCTGTTTGACCTGATTCGGAAGCACAAGAACGAAAAGTTTCTGTTTCCCTGCTCCAACATCCGGGGTAACGACATTCCGGATTTCATGGACACCAGTGGTCTGCACCTGACCGAAGCCATCATGTATGAAACCGTTCCGGCCGACTTATCGGATCTGGATATTAAGTCGTTCGACATCATCGCGTTTTTCAGTCCGTCGGGGGTGAATGCGCTGCGTCACAACTTCCCGGATTTTGAGCAGAACGGCATTCGGATGGCGGCTTTTGGTCCAACCACGGCGCGGGCAGTATCCGAAGCGGGCTTTATTCTGGACATTGAGGCTCCCTTGCCTAACGCGCCCTCAATGGCGGGTGCACTGGAAATTTACATAAAGCAGGCCAACAATCAGTAA
- the porL gene encoding type IX secretion system motor protein PorL/GldL: MAKSNGSSVFFDRILPTIYSAGAAVVVLGALGKIQHFDWGGPMLTIGLSIEAAIFALFALQTFFQPASTEPDWTRVYPELADDYKGELPKRSPALQSNGLTANMDKMLADAKVTPDVFEKLGTGLRSFTDTVGKMRDVSDATIATTEYTQNVRQAASSINEMNKSYGVAVTSMNAMADATQDAKEYRTQFQKITQSMGALNAVYELELQDTNKHLKAMNAFYSNLTSAMENMSEASRDTQQFKNELSKLTNNLASLNNVYGSMLTAMRGSGNGAK; the protein is encoded by the coding sequence ATGGCTAAAAGTAACGGTTCTAGTGTTTTTTTCGACAGAATTCTTCCAACCATATACAGTGCCGGGGCCGCGGTTGTTGTCCTTGGAGCTTTAGGTAAAATTCAACACTTTGATTGGGGTGGCCCGATGCTAACCATCGGTCTTTCGATAGAAGCCGCCATTTTTGCTCTTTTTGCATTACAAACATTTTTCCAACCCGCTTCAACGGAGCCGGATTGGACGCGGGTCTACCCGGAATTAGCGGATGATTATAAAGGTGAATTGCCAAAACGGAGCCCAGCGCTGCAAAGCAACGGTCTGACAGCGAACATGGATAAAATGCTGGCTGACGCGAAAGTGACGCCGGATGTTTTTGAAAAATTGGGTACGGGGTTGCGCAGCTTCACGGATACCGTTGGCAAAATGCGTGATGTATCTGACGCCACCATTGCCACCACCGAATACACGCAGAATGTACGGCAGGCTGCCAGCTCGATCAACGAGATGAACAAATCGTACGGTGTCGCCGTAACGTCTATGAACGCTATGGCGGACGCTACGCAGGATGCAAAAGAATACCGGACTCAGTTCCAAAAAATTACGCAGAGCATGGGGGCCCTGAATGCCGTTTACGAACTGGAGCTACAGGATACCAACAAGCATTTGAAAGCCATGAACGCGTTCTACAGCAACCTGACAAGCGCGATGGAAAACATGTCAGAAGCAAGCCGCGATACGCAACAGTTCAAAAATGAATTGTCGAAGCTGACTAACAACCTGGCTTCGTTGAACAACGTATATGGCAGCATGTTAACGGCTATGCGGGGTTCAGGCAACGGTGCGAAATAA
- a CDS encoding tetratricopeptide repeat protein codes for MKKIALLLLLLTPIFSSAQLLEDAGIQQVILKATDKIYNYEFDEADEYIRAVKAKYPQHPVVPVMKAIQLYWQHLPLKENKAATTQYVNNLNQGIALSKKLLDRNANDPEGVFFSLASHGYLAMKYHYDDETLKAVGEAQKAYGYLKKGFKLMEKNPEFYFSTGLYNYYRERYPLDHPASKPLLIFFQDGDMPLGMKQMETAIRQGLFTRTETAIYLGHIYLEHEGQPARAAAVMKPLADKYPQNPIFNLMGAEALVLAGRYREAQPYIERLQKLPQKFLAMPVHVLEGLVAEKMNGDLKLATEQYQAAIKLPVDDVHTKEFAAQAYSGLARIAARAGDRNRAKAMYKKALSVAEYKSTIREAKNYLKS; via the coding sequence ATGAAAAAGATCGCTCTACTGCTCCTCCTCCTTACGCCGATTTTCTCCTCCGCACAGTTGCTGGAAGATGCTGGCATTCAGCAGGTTATTCTGAAGGCGACAGACAAAATTTATAACTACGAATTCGACGAAGCCGACGAATATATCCGGGCAGTAAAGGCAAAATATCCGCAGCATCCGGTGGTGCCGGTCATGAAAGCCATCCAACTTTACTGGCAGCACCTGCCGCTGAAAGAAAACAAAGCCGCAACCACCCAATACGTCAACAACCTCAATCAGGGCATTGCGCTGTCGAAAAAACTACTGGATCGCAACGCGAATGACCCGGAAGGCGTCTTCTTTTCACTGGCGTCGCACGGGTATCTGGCCATGAAATACCACTACGACGACGAAACGCTAAAAGCCGTTGGCGAAGCGCAGAAAGCGTACGGGTATTTGAAAAAGGGGTTTAAGCTGATGGAAAAAAATCCGGAATTTTATTTCTCAACCGGACTTTATAATTATTACCGGGAACGGTATCCGCTGGATCACCCGGCGTCGAAACCGTTGCTGATTTTTTTTCAGGACGGCGATATGCCGCTGGGCATGAAACAAATGGAAACGGCGATCCGGCAAGGGCTTTTTACCCGGACCGAAACGGCTATTTACCTGGGCCATATCTACCTGGAACACGAAGGACAGCCCGCGCGCGCGGCTGCGGTAATGAAACCGCTGGCCGATAAGTATCCCCAGAATCCGATTTTCAACCTGATGGGGGCCGAAGCGCTGGTGCTGGCGGGGCGTTACCGCGAAGCACAGCCTTACATCGAGCGGCTTCAGAAACTTCCGCAGAAATTTCTGGCCATGCCGGTACACGTGCTGGAAGGGTTGGTGGCCGAGAAGATGAACGGTGATCTCAAACTGGCGACGGAACAATACCAGGCCGCTATTAAATTGCCGGTCGACGACGTACACACCAAAGAATTTGCGGCTCAGGCCTACAGCGGCCTGGCGCGTATTGCGGCCCGGGCGGGCGACCGAAACCGGGCCAAGGCCATGTACAAGAAGGCCCTGAGTGTGGCCGAATACAAATCCACCATCCGCGAAGCCAAGAACTACCTGAAATCCTGA
- a CDS encoding PorP/SprF family type IX secretion system membrane protein, whose protein sequence is MNRKLYAVLLLVVGMGLASTVEAQNQDPQFSMFIFNPVYYNPAAVGSEGVTRFQLVHRTQYLAYQGTYDAGGAPSTQLFSFNMPLNKIRSGVGLYAVNETFGPQGFQKVQLAYAFRVPLKKGTLSLGAEAGLHNWSINYDRFRPNDPEDPLIQNGRVNQTRPDIGAGVYYNTDTYYVGASMKHLNQPDYTVGTDIGQNPLYQTAYITAGYRYEWNYALDFMPSAIYKFNTDGTFSSLEVSVLAMYDKRYWAGLGYRQGDAFSATAGISLLRNNSLRFGYAFDFVVSNRDAKSPTSHEILLSYSLPEPRSGRKPIIRTPRFRY, encoded by the coding sequence ATGAATCGTAAGTTATACGCTGTCTTATTGCTGGTGGTTGGTATGGGATTGGCTTCAACCGTCGAAGCGCAAAATCAGGACCCACAGTTCAGTATGTTCATATTTAATCCGGTGTATTACAACCCGGCCGCCGTTGGCTCGGAGGGCGTTACCCGGTTTCAACTGGTCCATCGAACCCAATACCTGGCTTATCAGGGCACGTACGATGCAGGGGGAGCACCCAGTACCCAACTTTTTTCGTTCAACATGCCGTTGAACAAAATCCGGAGTGGAGTCGGGTTATACGCGGTCAACGAAACATTCGGTCCGCAGGGATTTCAGAAAGTGCAGCTTGCCTACGCGTTTCGGGTACCGCTGAAAAAAGGAACGCTGTCGTTGGGCGCCGAAGCAGGGTTGCACAACTGGTCGATTAACTACGACCGTTTCCGGCCCAACGATCCGGAAGATCCGCTGATTCAGAACGGGCGGGTCAACCAGACCAGACCGGATATTGGAGCGGGGGTTTATTACAACACCGATACCTATTACGTTGGGGCCAGTATGAAACACCTCAACCAACCGGACTATACCGTAGGAACCGATATCGGGCAGAACCCGTTGTACCAAACGGCCTACATCACGGCCGGGTACCGTTACGAATGGAACTACGCCCTTGATTTCATGCCGTCGGCGATTTATAAATTTAATACCGATGGCACGTTTTCGTCGCTGGAGGTAAGCGTGCTGGCCATGTACGATAAGCGTTACTGGGCCGGTTTGGGATACCGTCAGGGGGATGCGTTCAGCGCAACGGCTGGCATCAGTTTATTGCGCAACAATTCCCTGCGGTTTGGGTATGCGTTTGATTTCGTGGTAAGTAACCGCGACGCTAAGAGCCCAACTTCGCACGAAATATTGCTTTCGTATTCACTTCCTGAACCCCGGTCTGGACGAAAACCCATTATTCGAACCCCCCGTTTCCGTTATTGA